The proteins below are encoded in one region of Tessaracoccus aquimaris:
- a CDS encoding ECF transporter S component: protein MLSLAALAGALAFCWPLIVVPSASLDGNTQSPFVFAALLPVLLGIVVSELSRGTIDVKSLAMLGVLSALGALARPLGAGTAGIEFVFVPLILGGRVFGPTFGFLLGSTTLFTSALLTGGVGPWLPYQLLAASFVGLGAGLLPRAKGWVEIAVLSCYAAVAGFAYGILVDLSFWPFNLGLGTEASYVAGAPILENLHRFAVFNLATSMGWNLGRAVTTIVTLVLIGRPLLRILRRAARRGSFEEVRRPVTATSTP from the coding sequence ATGCTCAGCCTCGCCGCGCTTGCGGGGGCGCTGGCCTTCTGCTGGCCGCTGATCGTGGTGCCGTCGGCCAGCCTGGACGGCAACACGCAGTCGCCGTTCGTGTTCGCCGCGCTGCTTCCGGTGCTGCTCGGGATCGTGGTCTCCGAGTTGAGCCGGGGCACCATCGACGTGAAGAGCCTCGCGATGCTCGGGGTGCTCTCCGCGCTGGGCGCCCTGGCGCGTCCGCTGGGCGCTGGGACCGCTGGCATCGAGTTTGTGTTCGTCCCGCTGATCCTTGGCGGACGGGTGTTCGGGCCGACGTTCGGGTTCCTGCTCGGCAGCACCACCCTGTTCACGTCCGCCCTGTTGACCGGCGGCGTCGGCCCATGGTTGCCGTACCAGTTGCTGGCGGCGTCGTTCGTCGGGCTGGGTGCCGGGCTGCTGCCGAGGGCGAAGGGTTGGGTCGAGATCGCGGTGCTGAGCTGCTACGCCGCGGTCGCCGGGTTCGCCTACGGCATCCTCGTGGACCTGTCGTTCTGGCCGTTCAACCTCGGGCTCGGCACCGAGGCGAGCTACGTGGCGGGCGCCCCGATCCTGGAGAACCTGCACCGGTTCGCGGTGTTCAACCTGGCGACGTCGATGGGTTGGAACCTGGGTCGCGCGGTGACGACGATCGTCACGCTGGTGCTGATCGGCCGGCCGCTGCTGCGGATCCTGCGCAGGGCCGCCCGGCGCGGATCGTTCGAGGAGGTCCGCCGCCCGGTCACGGCGACGTCGACCCCCTGA
- a CDS encoding NUDIX hydrolase — MAFAPELTTLAYVTDPERRRVLLVHRIARDSDEQLGKYNGLGGKVERDEDVVAAIRRELREEAGIEATELELRGTVSWPGFNGRDVFGFVFLVTGFTGEIPEANEEGTLAWHDVATMMDLPMWDGDRHFLPLVFDEEVRQFHGVIPYDGGNSTGWQVTFL, encoded by the coding sequence ATGGCCTTCGCACCCGAACTGACGACGCTCGCCTACGTTACCGACCCGGAGCGCCGTCGGGTGCTGCTCGTGCACCGGATCGCCCGCGACTCGGACGAGCAACTTGGCAAGTACAACGGGCTCGGCGGGAAGGTCGAGAGGGACGAGGACGTCGTCGCCGCGATCCGCAGGGAACTCCGCGAGGAGGCGGGCATCGAGGCCACCGAACTCGAGTTGAGGGGCACCGTCTCCTGGCCTGGGTTCAACGGCAGGGACGTGTTCGGGTTCGTCTTCCTCGTCACAGGCTTCACCGGCGAGATCCCCGAGGCCAACGAGGAGGGCACGCTCGCCTGGCACGACGTCGCCACCATGATGGACCTTCCCATGTGGGACGGTGACCGGCACTTCCTGCCGCTGGTCTTCGACGAGGAGGTGCGCCAGTTCCACGGCGTGATCCCCTACGACGGCGGGAACAGCACCGGCTGGCAGGTAACGTTCCTCTGA
- a CDS encoding THUMP-like domain-containing protein — MGFRDEALAAAMREPDPGSLAAGERLRRDFGVDDAAWALGQVALRRKGRSKFSRADEMLFTRDGLEQASRQAVARWRAARFVAAGVTEVWDLGCGIGADSMAFAEAGLRVVAVDADPATAEVAAHNLALVGGGEARVGLAEEQRLPDGAAVFLDPARRTARGRTWQVADFTPPWEFVLDALASERFVCVKLAPGVPKELIPQGARSGWVSEHGDVVEATLWNRLPVGVEAVVLPHELEGPAERDLDVAPVGGYVIEPDGAVIRAGLISEVAPGQPLWLLDPHTAYLSSDEPVDSPFATTFAVDSVLPFDVRAVRRYVAEGGIGTLEIKKRAIDVDPAALRRQLRPKGKAAATLILARTVEGTKAIFAHRVRR, encoded by the coding sequence ATGGGTTTCCGGGACGAGGCGCTGGCCGCGGCGATGCGCGAGCCCGACCCCGGTTCGCTTGCGGCGGGCGAGCGGCTGAGGCGCGACTTCGGCGTCGACGACGCCGCGTGGGCGCTCGGACAGGTCGCCCTGCGCAGAAAGGGCCGGTCCAAGTTCTCCCGCGCCGACGAGATGCTCTTCACCCGCGACGGCCTCGAGCAGGCCAGCCGGCAGGCGGTCGCCCGCTGGCGCGCCGCACGGTTCGTCGCAGCGGGGGTCACGGAGGTCTGGGACCTGGGCTGCGGCATCGGCGCGGACTCGATGGCGTTCGCGGAGGCGGGCCTGCGCGTGGTCGCCGTCGACGCGGATCCCGCGACCGCGGAGGTCGCTGCCCACAACCTGGCGCTCGTCGGCGGGGGAGAGGCCCGCGTTGGTCTCGCGGAGGAGCAGCGCCTTCCCGACGGCGCCGCGGTGTTCCTCGACCCGGCACGCCGCACCGCGCGGGGCCGGACGTGGCAGGTCGCCGACTTCACCCCGCCCTGGGAGTTCGTGCTCGACGCCCTCGCATCGGAGCGGTTCGTGTGCGTCAAGCTGGCCCCCGGAGTCCCGAAGGAGCTGATCCCGCAGGGAGCGCGCTCCGGGTGGGTCAGCGAGCACGGCGACGTGGTGGAGGCAACACTCTGGAACCGGCTGCCCGTCGGTGTCGAGGCCGTGGTGCTGCCGCACGAACTCGAAGGGCCCGCCGAGCGGGACCTGGACGTCGCGCCGGTCGGCGGTTACGTCATCGAGCCGGACGGGGCCGTGATCCGCGCGGGGCTGATCTCAGAGGTCGCGCCCGGCCAGCCCCTGTGGCTGCTCGACCCGCACACGGCCTACCTGAGCTCGGACGAGCCCGTCGACTCGCCGTTCGCGACCACCTTCGCGGTCGACTCGGTGCTGCCCTTCGACGTGCGGGCCGTGCGCCGCTACGTCGCAGAAGGCGGGATCGGGACGCTGGAGATCAAGAAGCGCGCCATCGACGTCGACCCCGCGGCGCTGCGCAGGCAGTTGAGGCCGAAGGGCAAGGCCGCCGCGACGCTGATCCTGGCCCGCACCGTCGAGGGCACCAAGGCGATCTTCGCCCACCGCGTCAGAAGGTAG
- a CDS encoding ABC transporter ATP-binding protein — MTEQKIFTGEHPALKFDNLDVQFKTEFGTVHAVKGLTLSVEPGEVMALVGESGSGKSVTATTALGLLPKTARITGETVVDDKVVGDLSGRELRAIRGRRVAMVFQEPMTALNPVIKIGEQLTESMEVHGVAFGREAWARAIDLLAAVGIPAPERRVSQFPHELSGGMRQRVVIAMALACDPEVIIADEPTTALDVTVQADILDLLRSLKDKLNTGILLITHNMGVVADMADNVAVMFKGNVVERGPVTDVLLNPQHPYTKKLLSAVPHLGEGPGQFGVPPAPVAEGAETALEVRDLIVEYKRAGKKPFRAVDDVSFDVKRGEIVGLVGESGSGKSTIGRALLGLIPSHSGAVDVLGEDLLAMRGAEMKALRKRIGVIFQDPAASLNPRFPIGDVISEPLSVHGIGTKKERENRVHELLEAVQLPRSAYNRYPHELSGGQRQRVSIARALALRPEILIADEPTSALDVSVQASVLAMFTELQRDFGFACLFISHDLAVIDALAHRVVVMQYGKIVERGTRDQVLLNPQEEYTKRLLAAAPVPDPIEQKTRREERHALLKSLGDTVVELDTRELGQ, encoded by the coding sequence ATGACTGAACAGAAGATCTTCACCGGGGAACACCCGGCGCTCAAGTTCGACAACCTCGACGTCCAGTTCAAGACCGAGTTCGGCACCGTTCACGCGGTGAAGGGGCTGACCCTCAGCGTCGAGCCCGGCGAGGTCATGGCGCTGGTCGGCGAGTCCGGCTCCGGCAAGTCCGTGACGGCGACCACCGCGCTCGGCCTGCTGCCCAAGACGGCCCGGATCACCGGCGAGACCGTTGTCGACGACAAGGTCGTGGGCGACCTCTCCGGCCGTGAACTGCGCGCCATCCGCGGCCGCCGCGTCGCGATGGTGTTCCAGGAGCCGATGACGGCGCTGAACCCCGTCATCAAGATCGGCGAGCAGCTCACCGAGTCGATGGAGGTGCACGGCGTCGCGTTCGGTCGCGAGGCGTGGGCACGAGCCATCGACCTGCTGGCCGCCGTCGGCATCCCGGCGCCCGAGCGTCGCGTCAGCCAGTTCCCGCACGAGCTTTCCGGCGGCATGCGCCAGCGCGTCGTGATCGCGATGGCGCTGGCCTGCGACCCCGAGGTGATCATCGCCGACGAGCCGACCACGGCCCTCGACGTGACGGTGCAGGCCGACATCCTCGACCTGCTGCGCTCGCTGAAGGACAAGCTCAACACCGGCATCCTGCTGATCACGCACAACATGGGCGTGGTCGCGGACATGGCGGACAACGTCGCCGTGATGTTCAAGGGCAACGTCGTCGAGCGCGGCCCGGTCACCGACGTGCTGCTCAACCCGCAGCACCCGTACACCAAGAAGCTGCTCTCGGCCGTCCCGCACCTCGGTGAGGGGCCGGGCCAGTTCGGAGTTCCGCCGGCGCCGGTCGCGGAGGGCGCCGAGACGGCGCTCGAGGTGCGCGACCTGATCGTCGAGTACAAGCGGGCGGGCAAGAAGCCCTTCCGTGCCGTCGACGATGTCAGCTTCGACGTGAAGCGCGGCGAGATCGTCGGCCTGGTGGGCGAGTCCGGCTCCGGCAAGTCGACCATCGGCCGGGCGCTGCTCGGGCTGATCCCGTCGCACTCGGGGGCGGTCGACGTGCTTGGCGAGGACCTGCTCGCGATGCGGGGCGCGGAGATGAAGGCGTTGCGCAAGCGCATCGGCGTCATCTTCCAGGACCCCGCCGCGTCGCTGAACCCGCGTTTCCCGATCGGCGACGTCATCTCGGAGCCGCTCAGCGTGCACGGGATCGGCACCAAGAAGGAGCGCGAGAACCGCGTCCACGAACTGCTCGAGGCCGTCCAGTTGCCGCGCAGCGCCTACAACAGGTACCCGCACGAGCTCTCCGGCGGCCAGCGTCAGCGCGTCTCCATCGCGCGCGCGTTGGCGCTGCGTCCCGAGATCCTGATCGCCGACGAGCCCACCTCGGCGCTTGACGTGTCCGTGCAGGCGTCGGTGCTGGCGATGTTCACCGAGTTGCAGCGCGACTTCGGGTTCGCGTGTCTGTTCATCTCGCACGACCTGGCAGTCATCGACGCCCTCGCCCACCGCGTGGTCGTCATGCAGTACGGCAAGATCGTCGAGCGGGGCACCCGCGACCAGGTGCTGCTGAACCCCCAGGAGGAGTACACCAAGCGCCTCCTGGCTGCGGCCCCCGTCCCGGACCCGATCGAGCAGAAGACCCGCCGCGAGGAGCGCCACGCGCTGCTCAAGTCGCTCGGCGACACGGTGGTCGAGCTCGACACCCGCGAGTTGGGTCAGTAA
- a CDS encoding ABC transporter permease: MSDPNNTMPSIEPDTDKMFSIEDDVETTNTKSYSQGQLVRRRFVRHKAAMVSLVILIFIILLALTSIGYGPIPGWWGKTFVDTYPKIGNGEPTITFWPPSIGEHPFGQDTTGKDYFALVMRGVQQSLLIAFTVGIMATVIGTSIGAIAGFYRGITEAFLMRMTDLFIIIPTLVLAAVLGRMTGGNIVMLAVVLALVSWTGLARLVRGEVLSLREREFVMAARALGTPGPRIIVRHILPNALGTIVVNATLLISAAILTETALSFLGFGVKAPDTSLGLLVSTYQTALTGRPWLFWIPGMFILVFSLCINFIGDGLRDAFDPRQQMD, from the coding sequence ATGAGTGATCCAAATAACACGATGCCCTCCATCGAGCCCGATACCGACAAGATGTTCTCCATCGAGGACGACGTCGAGACCACCAACACGAAGTCGTACTCGCAGGGCCAGTTGGTCCGCAGGCGCTTCGTGCGCCACAAGGCCGCGATGGTGTCGCTGGTCATCCTGATCTTCATCATCCTGCTCGCCCTCACGTCGATCGGCTACGGGCCGATCCCCGGTTGGTGGGGCAAGACGTTCGTCGACACCTACCCGAAGATCGGCAACGGCGAGCCGACCATCACGTTCTGGCCGCCGTCGATCGGTGAGCACCCCTTCGGGCAGGACACCACGGGCAAGGACTACTTCGCGCTCGTGATGCGCGGGGTGCAGCAGTCGCTGCTGATCGCCTTCACCGTCGGCATCATGGCCACCGTCATCGGCACGTCCATCGGCGCTATCGCGGGCTTCTACCGCGGCATCACCGAGGCCTTCCTGATGCGCATGACCGACCTGTTCATCATCATCCCGACGCTCGTGCTCGCTGCGGTGCTCGGCCGGATGACCGGCGGCAACATCGTGATGCTTGCCGTCGTCCTCGCGCTGGTGTCCTGGACGGGTCTCGCCCGCCTGGTGCGTGGCGAGGTGCTGTCGCTGCGCGAACGCGAGTTCGTGATGGCGGCGCGCGCGCTCGGCACGCCTGGCCCGCGCATCATCGTGCGCCACATCCTGCCCAACGCGCTCGGCACCATCGTCGTCAACGCGACGCTGCTGATCTCCGCGGCGATCCTCACCGAGACGGCCCTGTCGTTCCTCGGGTTCGGCGTGAAGGCCCCCGACACGTCGCTCGGCCTGCTCGTGAGCACCTACCAGACGGCGCTGACGGGCCGCCCGTGGCTGTTCTGGATCCCCGGCATGTTCATCCTCGTGTTCTCGCTGTGCATCAACTTCATCGGTGACGGCCTGCGAGACGCGTTCGATCCCCGTCAGCAGATGGACTGA
- a CDS encoding ABC transporter permease has translation MIRYIAKRLGISLLILVLGSLLMFVLTINSGDPLAEYRESNAPNRDNLIKQRIAHMGLDKPWYERYWDWLSGVGKCFTGSCDLGQDIKGRNVGDLVQQAAGSTLRLVVIATILAIVIGISLGILTAIRQYSGFDYAVTFMAFVFFSLPVFWAAVLLKHYAAIEFNNWIVKAQFTPLQVIGISVVLAFILAAAAGGSWKRRLASFGIAAAVFAGALFYFSAVQWFRRPMLGIPLYAVLVIAAAVIVLMLTSGPQNKRVRNAIGATAIVAIAGYAIMRGFLMKTPSTPMLLLCFLAAILLAVACGLVFGGFSRKQAITASVAVGIIASGAGIADLMLSNWNAYLKQISRPIPTIGSVTPNFDSTYWGHFIDGATHLILPTIVLTLISVAGYTRYTRASMLDVLNQDYIRTARSKGVSERKVITRHAFRNSLIPLATIVAFDFAALIGGAVITESVFGWQGMGNLFKVGLDAVDPPPVMAFYLVTGTAAVLMNLVADIAYAFLDPRIAR, from the coding sequence GTGATCAGATACATCGCGAAACGCCTGGGGATCTCCTTGTTGATCCTCGTGCTCGGCTCGCTGTTGATGTTCGTGCTCACGATCAACTCGGGCGACCCGCTCGCCGAGTATCGGGAGTCGAACGCCCCCAACCGCGACAACCTCATCAAGCAGCGCATCGCCCATATGGGCCTCGACAAGCCGTGGTATGAGCGCTACTGGGATTGGCTCAGCGGAGTCGGCAAGTGCTTCACGGGCAGTTGCGACCTCGGTCAGGACATCAAGGGTCGCAACGTCGGCGACCTGGTGCAGCAGGCGGCAGGCTCAACGCTGAGGCTCGTCGTCATCGCCACGATCCTCGCGATCGTGATCGGCATCTCGCTCGGTATCCTCACTGCGATCCGCCAGTACAGCGGCTTCGACTACGCGGTCACCTTCATGGCCTTCGTGTTCTTCTCGCTCCCAGTCTTCTGGGCTGCGGTGCTGCTGAAGCACTACGCGGCCATCGAGTTCAACAACTGGATCGTCAAGGCCCAATTCACACCATTACAAGTCATCGGCATATCGGTCGTGCTGGCGTTCATCCTCGCGGCCGCGGCAGGTGGCTCGTGGAAGCGCCGTCTCGCAAGCTTCGGCATCGCCGCCGCCGTCTTCGCGGGCGCCCTGTTCTACTTCTCTGCCGTGCAGTGGTTCCGGCGCCCGATGCTCGGCATTCCGCTGTACGCGGTGCTCGTGATCGCCGCGGCCGTCATCGTGCTGATGCTGACCTCAGGCCCGCAGAACAAGCGGGTCCGCAACGCGATCGGCGCGACAGCGATTGTCGCCATCGCCGGCTACGCCATCATGCGGGGCTTCCTGATGAAGACCCCATCCACCCCGATGCTGCTGCTGTGCTTCCTCGCGGCCATCCTGCTTGCGGTCGCCTGCGGCCTTGTATTCGGCGGATTCTCCAGGAAGCAGGCGATCACCGCCTCCGTCGCAGTGGGGATCATCGCCTCGGGTGCAGGCATCGCGGACCTGATGCTCAGCAACTGGAACGCCTACCTCAAGCAGATCTCCCGCCCGATCCCCACGATCGGCTCGGTCACCCCGAACTTCGACTCGACGTACTGGGGCCACTTCATCGACGGCGCCACGCACCTGATCCTCCCGACGATCGTGCTGACGCTGATCTCGGTGGCCGGGTACACGCGCTACACCCGAGCCTCGATGCTGGACGTCCTGAACCAGGACTACATCCGCACCGCGCGCTCCAAGGGCGTCTCGGAGCGCAAGGTCATCACGCGCCACGCGTTCCGTAACTCGCTGATCCCGCTCGCCACGATCGTCGCGTTCGACTTCGCGGCGCTGATCGGCGGTGCGGTCATCACGGAGTCCGTGTTCGGCTGGCAGGGCATGGGCAACTTGTTCAAGGTCGGTCTCGACGCGGTGGATCCACCACCCGTGATGGCGTTCTATCTGGTGACAGGAACGGCGGCAGTGCTGATGAACCTGGTAGCGGACATCGCCTACGCCTTCCTCGACCCGCGGATCGCGCGATAG
- a CDS encoding ABC transporter family substrate-binding protein, whose protein sequence is MKFRRTSAGLGLVLSSALLLGACTSPETDDTPAPGNSPAATQSPTGGGGGEAAGPASCLQDVGITETKDGDIGYTGGPGDWNGYNSVTSKTYSTYNSGVAAHMFSSFIYFGTDGTICDNTEFGSYKVTSEDPLTVEYTISDKAVWSDGTPVTINDYLLDWAAQNPEFLAPGYANGENPDAAPVFDHVSSSFAEFVLEGPEGEVGSKTFKVVYKEKYPDFKLLIGSALPAHVAATKSGLEPDALAKAILDRDAATVKKVAEFWNTGWMFEGGQLPDASEIPSSGPYKLKEGGWQAGNSLTLEANDKFWGTPAGTKNLIFRFIEDAQMAQALQNGEVQVIGPQPTVDTLGQLQAIGDTVKVETYDTLTWEHLDFNFRPNNVFSDGEGMGGLALRQAFAYCVPRQEIVDNLIKPINENSVVMNAREVFPFQEPKYDEVVKAAYNGEYDKVDIEKSKAKIAESGVKTPIDVRIGYRAGNQRRADQVAQIAASCKDAGFNVIDSNSATFFDKEMPNGDYEVALFAWAGSGQIASGQNIYATNKAQNYGEYSNKTVDEAWGKLAATLDEKEQTEQTKIIEKELWDTLFGIPLFAHPGLSAADAKVQNIRPTSTQDQIVWNAPQWVMS, encoded by the coding sequence ATGAAGTTCAGGCGAACGAGCGCAGGACTCGGCCTCGTGCTGAGCAGCGCGCTGCTGCTGGGCGCATGCACCAGCCCTGAAACGGACGACACCCCGGCTCCCGGCAACTCGCCCGCCGCGACCCAGAGCCCCACCGGCGGCGGTGGCGGCGAGGCCGCAGGCCCCGCGTCCTGCCTCCAGGACGTCGGCATCACCGAGACCAAGGATGGGGATATCGGCTACACCGGTGGCCCCGGCGACTGGAACGGCTACAACTCGGTCACCTCGAAGACCTACTCGACGTACAACTCGGGCGTTGCCGCCCACATGTTCTCGAGCTTCATCTACTTCGGCACCGATGGCACCATCTGCGACAACACCGAGTTCGGCTCCTACAAGGTGACCTCTGAGGACCCGCTGACCGTCGAGTACACCATCTCCGATAAGGCCGTGTGGTCGGACGGCACCCCCGTCACCATCAACGACTACCTCCTCGACTGGGCCGCCCAGAACCCCGAGTTCCTGGCCCCCGGCTACGCCAACGGCGAGAACCCCGACGCGGCGCCGGTCTTCGACCACGTCTCCTCGTCGTTCGCCGAGTTCGTGCTCGAGGGCCCCGAGGGCGAGGTCGGCTCCAAGACCTTCAAGGTCGTCTACAAGGAGAAGTACCCCGACTTCAAGCTGCTGATCGGCTCCGCCCTTCCGGCACACGTCGCCGCCACGAAGTCCGGCCTCGAGCCCGATGCGCTGGCCAAGGCGATCCTGGATCGCGACGCCGCCACCGTCAAGAAGGTCGCCGAGTTCTGGAACACCGGCTGGATGTTCGAGGGTGGCCAGCTGCCCGACGCCTCCGAGATTCCCTCCTCGGGCCCCTACAAGCTGAAGGAAGGCGGCTGGCAGGCCGGCAACTCCCTCACGCTCGAGGCCAACGACAAGTTCTGGGGCACCCCTGCGGGCACCAAGAACCTGATCTTCCGCTTCATCGAGGACGCGCAGATGGCTCAGGCCCTGCAGAACGGTGAGGTTCAGGTCATCGGCCCGCAGCCCACCGTCGACACCCTCGGTCAGCTTCAGGCCATCGGCGACACCGTCAAGGTCGAGACCTACGACACCCTGACCTGGGAGCACCTGGACTTCAACTTCCGTCCGAACAACGTGTTCTCCGACGGTGAGGGCATGGGCGGCCTCGCCCTTCGCCAGGCGTTCGCCTACTGCGTTCCCCGCCAGGAGATCGTCGACAACCTGATCAAGCCGATCAACGAGAACTCGGTCGTCATGAACGCCCGCGAGGTCTTCCCGTTCCAGGAGCCCAAGTACGACGAGGTCGTCAAGGCTGCCTACAACGGCGAGTACGACAAGGTCGACATCGAGAAGTCCAAGGCCAAGATCGCCGAGTCCGGCGTGAAGACCCCGATCGACGTCCGCATCGGTTACCGCGCTGGCAACCAGCGTCGCGCCGACCAGGTCGCCCAGATCGCGGCCTCCTGCAAGGACGCCGGCTTCAACGTCATCGACTCCAACTCGGCCACCTTCTTCGACAAGGAGATGCCGAACGGTGACTACGAGGTCGCGCTGTTCGCTTGGGCTGGCTCCGGCCAGATCGCCTCGGGCCAGAACATCTACGCCACCAACAAGGCGCAGAACTACGGCGAGTACTCCAACAAGACCGTCGACGAGGCGTGGGGCAAGCTCGCCGCGACGCTCGACGAGAAGGAGCAGACCGAGCAGACCAAGATCATCGAGAAGGAACTGTGGGACACGCTGTTCGGCATCCCGCTGTTCGCTCACCCGGGTCTGTCGGCCGCTGACGCCAAGGTCCAGAACATCCGTCCCACCTCGACGCAGGACCAGATCGTCTGGAACGCGCCGCAGTGGGTGATGAGCTGA
- the tsaD gene encoding tRNA (adenosine(37)-N6)-threonylcarbamoyltransferase complex transferase subunit TsaD, whose protein sequence is MTEPLVLGLESSCDETGVGIVRGRTLLANEVASSVDLHVRFGGVVPEVASRAHLSALVPALERAAATADVDLADLDAVAVTAGPGLMGALVVGIASAKALSAYLNKPLYGVNHLVGHVAVDLLDHGPLPMPSLALLVSGGHTSLLHVEDIATNITEVGSTIDDAAGEAYDKVARILGLPYPGGPVIDKAATDGDPTAIRFPRGLTARHDMEKHRFDFSFSGLKTAVARWVEQRRLDGLDVPVNDVAASFQEAVCDVLTAKTVDAAQHLGVNSILIGGGVAANSRLRALLEERATAVGIELRRPRPALCTDNGAMIAAVASEAIASGVGPSGVGFSANSGLPVSTIVV, encoded by the coding sequence ATGACTGAGCCGCTGGTTCTCGGACTCGAAAGCTCCTGCGACGAGACGGGCGTCGGCATCGTGCGCGGCCGCACGCTGCTCGCGAACGAGGTCGCCAGTTCCGTCGACCTGCACGTCCGCTTCGGGGGCGTCGTTCCCGAGGTCGCCAGCCGCGCCCACCTGTCCGCGCTGGTGCCTGCCCTCGAGCGCGCCGCGGCGACCGCGGACGTCGACCTCGCCGACCTCGACGCCGTCGCCGTAACGGCCGGTCCCGGCCTGATGGGGGCGCTCGTCGTCGGGATCGCGTCCGCGAAGGCGCTCTCCGCCTATCTCAACAAGCCCCTCTACGGCGTCAACCACCTCGTCGGGCACGTCGCCGTCGACCTGCTCGACCACGGGCCGCTGCCGATGCCGTCGCTCGCGCTGCTCGTCTCGGGCGGCCACACGTCGCTGCTCCACGTCGAGGACATCGCCACCAACATCACCGAGGTCGGCTCGACCATCGACGACGCGGCGGGCGAGGCCTACGACAAGGTGGCCCGCATCCTCGGCCTTCCCTACCCGGGCGGCCCGGTGATCGACAAGGCGGCCACCGACGGCGACCCGACGGCGATCCGCTTCCCACGTGGGCTGACGGCCCGCCACGACATGGAGAAGCACCGCTTCGACTTCTCCTTCTCCGGCCTCAAGACGGCCGTCGCCAGGTGGGTCGAGCAGCGCCGCCTCGACGGCCTGGACGTGCCGGTCAACGACGTCGCGGCAAGCTTCCAGGAGGCCGTCTGCGATGTCCTGACGGCCAAGACGGTCGACGCCGCGCAGCACCTCGGCGTCAACTCGATCCTGATCGGCGGGGGAGTGGCGGCCAACTCCCGGCTCCGCGCGCTGCTCGAGGAGCGCGCAACTGCGGTGGGCATCGAACTGCGCCGCCCGCGCCCCGCGCTCTGCACCGACAACGGCGCCATGATCGCCGCAGTGGCCAGCGAGGCGATCGCCTCCGGCGTCGGTCCTTCCGGGGTCGGATTCTCGGCGAATTCTGGCCTTCCAGTGTCGACGATCGTCGTCTAG
- a CDS encoding GNAT family N-acetyltransferase — translation MIVEPAKVSDLAAILDLESSFDVRWSDESWRRELEGDGRFVLIARRESGETVGVACFQLVDDVADLHRIVVAPDQRRLGFARVMLVSGLQWAICKGATRMLLEVEHTNEPAITLYRGYGFREVARRADYYGPGAHALVLERCLEGVDADSVGMWDMEDMDD, via the coding sequence ATGATCGTCGAGCCCGCGAAGGTCTCCGACCTCGCCGCCATCCTCGATCTCGAGTCGAGCTTCGACGTGCGCTGGTCCGACGAGTCGTGGCGCCGCGAACTCGAGGGCGACGGGCGGTTCGTGCTGATCGCCCGGCGCGAGTCGGGGGAGACGGTAGGCGTGGCCTGTTTCCAACTGGTCGATGACGTCGCCGACCTGCACCGCATCGTGGTCGCGCCCGATCAGCGTCGCCTCGGCTTCGCCCGCGTGATGCTCGTGTCCGGGCTGCAGTGGGCGATCTGCAAGGGTGCCACCCGGATGTTGCTCGAGGTCGAACACACCAACGAGCCCGCCATCACGCTGTACCGCGGCTACGGCTTCCGTGAGGTCGCCCGCCGCGCCGACTACTACGGCCCCGGGGCCCACGCGCTCGTGCTTGAGCGCTGCCTCGAGGGCGTCGACGCCGACTCCGTCGGCATGTGGGACATGGAGGACATGGATGACTGA
- the tsaB gene encoding tRNA (adenosine(37)-N6)-threonylcarbamoyltransferase complex dimerization subunit type 1 TsaB, with protein MRWTLGIDTSHYVAVGLAHGGKIAAREIVADTRAHVEELLPLVLKACDSVGIALTDIDEFAVGMGPGPFTGLRVGVATAWTLAYAAGRTPHGVCSLDVVARQFADFGAPEAFVVAADARRKELYWRSYSADGTPQGAPQVSAPEALPKLPVAGAVPEAYRGLFDLQGPDALDPGVLASQWSNLEAAGDEPYYLRPADAAVPGKPKSALPRLRAR; from the coding sequence GTGAGGTGGACCCTTGGCATCGACACGAGCCACTACGTCGCCGTCGGGTTGGCACACGGCGGGAAGATCGCCGCGCGCGAGATCGTCGCGGACACCCGCGCCCACGTCGAGGAACTGCTGCCGCTCGTGCTCAAGGCGTGTGACTCCGTCGGCATCGCGCTGACCGACATCGACGAGTTCGCCGTCGGGATGGGCCCAGGCCCGTTCACGGGGCTGCGCGTCGGCGTCGCCACCGCCTGGACCCTCGCCTACGCCGCGGGCCGCACGCCGCACGGCGTCTGCTCCCTCGACGTCGTCGCCCGGCAGTTCGCCGACTTTGGCGCCCCCGAGGCCTTCGTGGTCGCGGCCGACGCGCGCCGCAAGGAGTTGTACTGGCGCAGCTACTCGGCCGACGGCACGCCGCAGGGCGCCCCGCAGGTCAGCGCGCCCGAGGCGCTGCCGAAGCTTCCGGTGGCGGGCGCCGTCCCCGAGGCCTACCGCGGCCTGTTCGACCTGCAGGGCCCCGATGCGCTCGACCCGGGCGTGCTCGCGTCCCAATGGAGCAACCTGGAGGCCGCGGGCGACGAGCCCTACTATCTGCGCCCCGCCGACGCGGCGGTGCCGGGCAAGCCGAAGTCGGCCCTGCCGCGGTTGCGGGCGCGATGA